One window from the genome of Paraneptunicella aestuarii encodes:
- a CDS encoding DNA cytosine methyltransferase: MRKPIKIIDLFAGPGGLGEGFSQLKENNQNVFKIAVSIEKEESAHRTLTLRSFLRQFDGSSFPPEYYDFLKGELGDSPEQELFKLPKFQNELEEARREAQCITLGEETETRAFKCIDEAIGKENCILIGGPPCQAYSLVGRARNIGSKNYDATQDHRNFLYKEYLKIIARYHPLVFVMENVKGMLSAKVDGELIFGKILNDLQDPCKATDTKPKFIKEKHKYNIYSFVSDKEELTPKDFIIKAEEYGIPQARHRVILLGVREDIDSKTQRHLLEPVEKPPTVKDVIADLPPLRSKLSKGGDSLEKWRNAIKNYDKRLLTEIKNNKDINQAVYNSFLKHISVISDSPESTGKNLNQQKTKAFKDINSELKSWLIDEQLGSYVVNHEARGHITTDLHRYLFYSIYTEVNGVSPKSYNLPKALWPAHKNFDSGKFADRFRVQRANSHGTTVTSHISKDGHYFIHYDPMQCRSLTVREAARIQTFPDNYFFVGNRTQQYVQVGNAVPPFLAFKLAELVFDLLKL, encoded by the coding sequence ATGAGAAAGCCAATAAAAATCATTGATTTATTTGCAGGGCCGGGCGGCTTGGGTGAAGGCTTTTCTCAACTAAAAGAAAATAATCAGAATGTATTTAAAATTGCCGTATCTATAGAAAAAGAAGAAAGCGCACATAGAACGCTCACTTTAAGATCCTTTCTAAGGCAATTTGATGGTTCATCTTTTCCTCCTGAATACTACGATTTCCTAAAAGGAGAGTTAGGAGATAGCCCCGAGCAAGAATTATTTAAGTTGCCGAAGTTTCAAAATGAATTAGAAGAAGCTCGCCGGGAAGCCCAGTGTATTACTTTGGGTGAAGAAACAGAAACCCGTGCCTTTAAATGCATCGACGAAGCAATAGGTAAAGAAAACTGCATCCTTATTGGAGGACCACCCTGCCAGGCATACTCTCTGGTTGGTAGAGCTCGTAATATTGGATCTAAAAATTACGATGCGACACAAGACCACAGAAATTTTCTCTATAAAGAATATTTGAAAATTATTGCCCGGTATCACCCCCTTGTATTCGTTATGGAGAACGTCAAAGGAATGTTGTCTGCCAAAGTAGATGGTGAGCTCATCTTTGGAAAAATACTGAACGATTTACAAGATCCCTGTAAAGCCACAGACACCAAACCAAAGTTCATTAAAGAGAAACACAAATACAACATATACTCTTTTGTCTCAGACAAGGAAGAACTCACCCCGAAAGACTTCATCATTAAGGCTGAAGAGTATGGTATTCCCCAAGCTCGCCATAGAGTCATTCTACTAGGTGTAAGAGAAGATATAGATAGCAAAACACAAAGGCACTTACTGGAACCAGTAGAAAAACCACCAACAGTAAAAGACGTTATTGCTGACTTACCCCCTCTAAGAAGTAAGTTATCCAAAGGTGGCGATTCTTTGGAAAAATGGCGCAATGCTATTAAGAACTACGATAAAAGACTACTCACCGAAATAAAAAACAATAAAGACATAAACCAAGCCGTTTATAACAGCTTTTTGAAACATATATCTGTAATCTCTGACTCACCAGAAAGCACTGGTAAAAATCTCAACCAACAGAAAACAAAGGCTTTTAAAGATATCAACTCAGAATTGAAAAGTTGGTTAATAGATGAACAATTGGGTTCTTACGTTGTGAACCACGAGGCAAGAGGCCACATCACGACAGATCTGCACCGATATCTTTTCTACAGCATCTATACCGAAGTAAATGGTGTTTCACCGAAATCATATAACTTACCCAAAGCACTTTGGCCTGCTCACAAAAACTTTGATTCGGGGAAATTTGCAGACAGATTTAGAGTACAACGAGCAAACTCACACGGAACAACCGTTACAAGCCATATCAGTAAGGATGGTCACTATTTTATTCACTATGATCCAATGCAGTGCCGAAGCCTAACTGTTAGAGAAGCAGCAAGGATACAAACTTTTCCAGACAACTACTTTTTTGTTGGAAATAGAACGCAACAATACGTTCAAGTTGGAAATGCCGTTCCACCATTTTTAGCATTTAAATTGGCTGAGCTCGTATTTGATTTGCTTAAACTATGA